In Mustela lutreola isolate mMusLut2 chromosome 1, mMusLut2.pri, whole genome shotgun sequence, one genomic interval encodes:
- the KLF3 gene encoding Krueppel-like factor 3 has translation MLMFDPVPVKQEAMDPVSVSYPSSYMESMKPNKYGVIYSTPLPDKFFQTPEGLSHGMQMEPVDLTVNKRSSPPSAGSSPSSLKFQPSHRRASPGLSMPSSSPPMKKYSPPPPGVQPFGVPLSMPPVMAAALSRHGIRSPGILPVIQPVVVQPVPFMYTSHLQQPLMVSLSEDMENSNSSMQVPVIESYEKPILQKKIKIEPGIEPQRTDYYPEEMSPPLMNSVSPPQALLQENHPSVIVQPGKRPLPVESPDTQRKRRIHRCDYDGCNKVYTKSSHLKAHRRTHTGEKPYKCTWEGCTWKFARSDELTRHFRKHTGIKPFQCPDCDRSFSRSDHLALHRKRHMLV, from the exons TCCTACCCATCCAGTTACATGGAGTCCATGAAGCCCAACAAGTACGGGGTCATCTACTCCACCCCGTTGCCGGATAAGTTCTTCCAGACCCCGGAGGGCCTGTCACATGGGATGCAGATGGAGCCGGTGGACCTGACCGTGAACAAGCGCAGCTCGCCGCCCTCCGCGGGCAGTTCTCCTTCATCGCTGAAGTTCCAGCCCTCGCACCGGAGAGCCTCGCCCGGCCTGAGCATGCCTTCCTCCAGCCCGCCCATGAAGAAGTACTCGCCGCCTCCCCCGGGCGTGCAGCCCTTCGGCGTGCCGCTGTCCATGCCCCCGGTCATGGCCGCCGCCCTGTCCCGCCACGGCATCCGCAGCCCCGGGATACTGCCCGTCATCCAGCCCGTCGTGGTGCAGCCGGTCCCCTTCATGTACACCAGCCACCTCCAGCAGCCGCTCATGGTCTCCTTGTCGGAGGACATGGAGAACTCGAACAGCAGCATGCAAG tacctGTAATTGAATCATACGAGAAGCctatattacagaaaaaaattaaaatagaacctGGGATTGAACCACAGAGGACAGATTATTATCCTGAAGAAATGTCACCCCCTTTAATGAACTCAGTGTCCCCCCCGCAAGCACTGTTGCAAGA GAATCACCCGTCGGTCATAGTGCAACCGGGAAAGAGACCGTTACCTGTGGAATCTCCGGACACCCAGAGGAAGCGGAGGATACACAGATGTGACTACGACGGGTGCAACAAGGTGTACACTAAAAGCTCTCACTTGAAAGCGCACAGAAGAACACACACAG GAGAAAAACCCTACAAATGTACATGGGAAGGATGCACATGGAAGTTTGCTCGGTCTGATGAACTAACAAGACATTTCCGAAAACATACTGGAATCAAACCTTTCCAGTGTCCAGACTGTGACCGAAGCTTCTCCCGCTCTGATCACCTTGCCCTCCATAGGAAACGCCACATGCTCGTTTGA